A region from the Deltaproteobacteria bacterium genome encodes:
- a CDS encoding TetR/AcrR family transcriptional regulator — translation MPALPPELDAPRSRPNSGERRGQILREAARCFSNCGFRGTTTRDVAAAVGITEAALYRHFPSKEAIYVALLDERMALPEAIEALEPFARAGDDEQVFMRLARGILETVEADPSFLRLLLYSALEGHELSQPFYQARMRRLREFLSRYIARRAREGAFRGHDPVLAARAFLGMVVDHLIIRQVFNQRDAYPQSPEQVAQTYTAIFL, via the coding sequence ATGCCTGCCCTGCCCCCCGAACTCGACGCCCCGCGCTCGCGCCCGAACTCGGGCGAGCGCCGCGGGCAGATCCTGCGCGAGGCCGCGCGCTGCTTCAGCAACTGCGGCTTCCGCGGCACCACCACTCGCGACGTCGCGGCGGCGGTCGGGATCACGGAGGCCGCGCTCTATCGCCACTTCCCGAGCAAGGAGGCGATCTACGTGGCGCTGCTCGACGAGCGCATGGCGCTGCCCGAGGCGATCGAGGCGCTCGAGCCGTTCGCGCGCGCGGGCGACGACGAGCAGGTCTTCATGCGGCTGGCGCGCGGGATCCTGGAGACGGTCGAGGCGGATCCGTCGTTCCTTCGGCTCCTGCTCTACTCGGCGCTCGAGGGGCACGAGCTCTCGCAGCCGTTCTACCAGGCGCGGATGCGCCGGCTTCGCGAGTTCCTTTCCCGGTACATCGCGCGGCGCGCGCGCGAGGGTGCGTTTCGCGGGCACGACCCGGTCCTCGCGGCGCGCGCGTTCCTGGGCATGGTCGTCGACCACCTGATCATCCGGCAGGTCTTCAACCAGCGCGACGCGTACCCGCAGTCGCCCGAGCAGGTGGCCCAGACCTACACGGCGATCTTTCTGGA
- a CDS encoding LLM class flavin-dependent oxidoreductase, giving the protein MLRSPVDERRSLLARAADAGLDHLFVADHVSFFDGRGMDGLVDAATLLASHPSLRVYVGVYLLALRHPLPVARQLASLAESAPGRLILGVGVGGEDRHEVEICGVDPKTRGRRTDESLSVLRPLLAGELVTHHGEFFDFDAARILPAARRPVPITIGGRSDAAVRRAGRFGDGWLGVWCSPKRYAEVVRETAAIAAAAGRGPVDWHHGLQVWTACDPDRDLARARLAAAMEDMYRTPFARFERYSPAGSAAEIADFLAPYVDAGCREFNVMCIAESDERAIDAVAEVRRRLV; this is encoded by the coding sequence ATGCTGCGCAGCCCGGTGGACGAGCGGCGGTCGCTGCTCGCGCGCGCGGCCGACGCGGGCCTCGATCACCTCTTCGTGGCCGACCACGTGAGCTTCTTCGACGGACGCGGAATGGACGGCCTCGTGGACGCCGCCACGCTGCTCGCTTCGCACCCGTCGCTGCGCGTGTACGTCGGGGTGTACCTGCTCGCGCTGCGGCATCCGCTTCCGGTCGCGCGCCAGCTCGCGAGCCTGGCCGAGTCGGCGCCCGGCCGGCTGATCCTCGGCGTGGGCGTCGGCGGCGAGGATCGCCACGAGGTCGAGATCTGCGGCGTCGATCCGAAGACGCGCGGGCGACGCACGGACGAGTCGCTCTCGGTCCTGCGTCCCTTGCTGGCCGGTGAGCTCGTGACCCACCACGGCGAGTTCTTCGACTTCGACGCGGCGCGGATCCTGCCCGCGGCTCGGCGGCCGGTGCCGATCACGATCGGCGGGCGTTCGGACGCGGCCGTGCGCCGTGCGGGCCGCTTCGGCGACGGCTGGCTCGGGGTCTGGTGCTCGCCGAAGCGCTACGCGGAAGTCGTGCGCGAGACGGCGGCGATCGCAGCCGCTGCCGGTCGCGGCCCCGTCGACTGGCACCACGGCCTGCAGGTCTGGACCGCCTGCGATCCGGACCGCGACCTCGCGCGCGCGCGTCTGGCCGCGGCGATGGAGGACATGTACCGCACGCCCTTCGCGCGCTTCGAGCGCTACAGCCCCGCGGGAAGCGCCGCCGAGATCGCCGACTTCCTGGCGCCGTACGTCGACGCCGGCTGCCGCGAGTTCAACGTGATGTGCATCGCCGAGAGCGACGAGCGCGCGATCGACGCGGTCGCCGAGGTGCGGCGCCGGCTGGTCTAG
- a CDS encoding cardiolipin synthase B, whose protein sequence is MSRGKRRRNRLSSPLRRHGLVPRPAAIAELMRDRSLRFTEGNRVDLYETGRAGLAAMLAAICTARLRIHLETYILRADAIGRSFLAELTERARAGVEVRVLYDGFGSFGLDERELDALRAAGGDVVAFNPLARIWPRFAPRRRDHRKILVVDGAVAFTGGLNIGDEYVHGLSGVGSAGGWRDAHVRVEGPCVRDLEAVFLESWFRADGPALAWHALLEGERPRAGDVRCAVLSDGPAHRRRRTRDLLVSALRGARDEVRLVSPYFAPGRNVLEVIAEASARGVRVSLLLAGDRTDHPSLRRASRAVLPKLLEAGVRVHEYDAEMMHAKLACFDQSWAIVGSSNLDRQSFEHSYEVNLVLDDPGLAKRLREQIDADISRARAIDLDALSRRGVFERLVDRVAAILLRWV, encoded by the coding sequence GTGTCGCGGGGAAAGCGCCGTCGCAATCGCCTGAGCTCCCCGCTTCGCCGCCACGGCCTGGTTCCGCGCCCGGCGGCGATCGCCGAGCTGATGCGGGACCGCAGCCTGCGCTTCACCGAGGGCAACCGGGTCGATCTCTACGAGACCGGCCGCGCTGGATTGGCCGCGATGCTCGCGGCCATCTGCACGGCGCGTCTGCGGATCCATCTCGAGACCTACATCCTGCGCGCCGACGCGATCGGCCGGAGCTTCCTCGCCGAGCTCACGGAGCGCGCCCGCGCGGGCGTCGAGGTCCGCGTGCTCTACGACGGCTTCGGCTCCTTCGGCCTCGACGAGCGCGAGCTCGACGCTCTGCGCGCCGCGGGCGGCGACGTGGTCGCGTTCAACCCGCTCGCGCGCATCTGGCCGCGCTTCGCTCCGCGCCGCCGCGATCACCGCAAGATCCTCGTCGTCGATGGCGCGGTCGCGTTCACCGGCGGGCTGAACATCGGCGACGAGTACGTCCACGGGCTCTCGGGAGTCGGCAGTGCAGGCGGTTGGCGAGACGCCCACGTCCGCGTCGAAGGCCCGTGCGTGCGCGATCTGGAGGCCGTCTTCCTCGAAAGCTGGTTCCGCGCCGACGGCCCGGCGCTCGCCTGGCACGCGCTGCTCGAGGGCGAACGGCCGCGCGCGGGCGACGTGCGCTGCGCGGTGCTCTCGGACGGCCCCGCGCACCGGCGGCGGCGCACGCGCGATCTGCTCGTCTCTGCGCTTCGCGGCGCGCGCGACGAGGTTCGTCTCGTCTCTCCCTACTTCGCGCCGGGCCGCAACGTGCTCGAGGTGATCGCCGAGGCGAGCGCGCGGGGCGTGCGGGTCTCCTTGCTGCTCGCGGGCGACCGCACGGATCACCCGTCGCTCCGGCGCGCCTCGCGCGCGGTGCTGCCGAAGCTGCTCGAAGCCGGCGTTCGCGTGCACGAGTACGACGCCGAGATGATGCACGCGAAGCTCGCCTGCTTCGACCAGAGCTGGGCGATCGTCGGCAGCTCGAACCTGGATCGGCAGAGCTTCGAGCACAGCTACGAGGTGAACCTGGTGCTGGACGACCCGGGCCTCGCCAAACGCCTTCGCGAGCAGATCGACGCCGACATCTCGCGGGCACGCGCCATCGACCTTGATGCGCTCTCGCGCCGCGGCGTCTTCGAGCGGCTGGTCGATCGCGTGGCCGCGATCCTGCTTCGCTGGGTCTGA
- a CDS encoding CBS domain-containing protein yields MRSRGIMGGSSWRIGRVSGIDIAIDQSWLLIFLLITMSVSTQLAESAAQPSPAARWLAAALVAIAFFASIVLHELGHSLVAQALGIRVRSITLFLFGGVAQLESEPRKPLHEIAIALAGPAMSFALGGLFWWLGGAAGESTLSRDGLLFLGRVNLTLAVFNLAPGFPLDGGRVLRGVVWAATGSFARATRIASGAGVAIAGLLMLGGVGLVFAARDLFGGLWLVFLGWFLFSASRSAVGAIEVERILGAVRVRDVLEPVRHATVSADDGVAALLSAQILRSGLRTLWVVDPSSDRLLGIATLRELAGVPPERRAETAVGAVMLPAERATSVSPGDTALVGMQRLAAANVNQLPVLESGRLVGALTRERLLGLLQAGLVLGEPRAPGAART; encoded by the coding sequence ATGCGCTCGCGCGGGATCATGGGCGGGAGCTCGTGGCGGATCGGTCGCGTCTCGGGGATCGACATCGCGATCGACCAGAGCTGGCTGCTGATCTTCCTGCTGATCACCATGTCCGTCTCGACCCAGCTCGCGGAGTCCGCCGCGCAGCCGAGCCCGGCCGCGCGGTGGCTGGCCGCGGCCCTGGTGGCGATCGCGTTCTTCGCCTCGATCGTGCTGCACGAGCTCGGGCACAGCCTGGTGGCGCAGGCGCTCGGCATCCGCGTCCGCTCGATCACGCTCTTCCTGTTCGGCGGGGTCGCGCAGCTCGAGAGCGAGCCGCGAAAGCCCCTGCACGAGATCGCGATCGCGCTCGCCGGACCCGCCATGAGCTTCGCGCTCGGCGGGCTGTTCTGGTGGCTCGGGGGGGCCGCCGGCGAGTCGACCCTCTCGCGCGATGGGCTGCTCTTTCTGGGACGGGTGAACCTGACGCTCGCGGTGTTCAATCTGGCGCCGGGCTTTCCGCTCGATGGCGGGCGCGTGCTCCGCGGCGTGGTCTGGGCCGCGACCGGAAGTTTCGCGCGCGCGACCCGGATCGCGTCGGGCGCGGGCGTGGCGATCGCCGGGCTGCTCATGCTCGGCGGCGTCGGCTTGGTCTTCGCGGCGCGCGATCTCTTCGGCGGGCTCTGGCTGGTCTTCCTGGGCTGGTTCCTGTTCTCCGCGTCGCGAAGCGCGGTGGGCGCGATCGAGGTCGAGCGGATCCTCGGGGCGGTTCGGGTCCGCGACGTGCTCGAGCCGGTCCGACACGCGACCGTGTCGGCCGACGACGGGGTCGCGGCGCTGCTCTCGGCGCAGATCCTGCGCTCGGGCCTGCGCACGCTCTGGGTGGTCGATCCCTCCAGCGATCGCCTGCTCGGGATCGCCACGCTTCGCGAGCTCGCGGGAGTCCCGCCGGAGCGGCGCGCGGAGACGGCGGTCGGAGCCGTGATGCTCCCGGCCGAGCGCGCGACGTCGGTCTCGCCTGGCGACACCGCGCTGGTCGGAATGCAGCGGCTGGCGGCCGCGAACGTGAACCAGCTTCCGGTGCTCGAGTCCGGGCGGCTGGTCGGCGCGCTCACGCGCGAGCGCCTGCTCGGGCTGCTGCAGGCCGGGCTCGTGCTCGGCGAGCCGCGCGCGCCCGGGGCGGCGCGCACGTGA